The Flavobacterium piscisymbiosum genome includes a region encoding these proteins:
- a CDS encoding CDP-alcohol phosphatidyltransferase family protein: MNIKKHIPNLITLINLFCGCIAVVFVSQDDYLMAFYMVCLGIFFDFFDGFFARLFKVSSPLGLQLDSLADMVTSGVVPGYVMYSMFLKSANPHEVIGSVFIPFLGFIVTLGSCYRLANFNIDTRQTDSFIGLPTPANALFILSLPLVLEYSDSLIVFEILSNHWVLLLISLCSAYILNAEIPLFALKIKKFTVKDNVLQIVFLLISLLLVIVLQYMAIPLIIIFYVLLSVVNNVFLKK; the protein is encoded by the coding sequence ATGAATATCAAAAAGCACATTCCTAATTTAATCACATTAATCAATTTATTTTGTGGTTGTATCGCCGTTGTTTTCGTTTCGCAAGACGATTATTTAATGGCTTTTTATATGGTTTGTTTAGGAATCTTTTTCGATTTTTTTGATGGTTTTTTTGCCAGATTATTTAAAGTTTCAAGTCCGCTTGGTTTGCAATTAGATTCTTTGGCAGATATGGTTACCAGTGGAGTTGTGCCAGGATATGTAATGTATTCTATGTTTTTAAAAAGTGCAAATCCTCATGAAGTTATTGGGTCGGTTTTTATTCCTTTCTTAGGATTTATTGTAACGTTAGGTTCTTGCTATCGTTTGGCAAATTTTAATATCGATACGCGTCAGACAGATTCTTTTATTGGTTTGCCAACACCTGCAAATGCGCTGTTTATTTTAAGTCTTCCTTTAGTTTTAGAATATTCAGATTCTTTAATAGTATTCGAAATTTTGAGCAATCACTGGGTTTTACTTTTAATATCGCTATGTAGTGCATATATTTTAAATGCTGAAATCCCTCTTTTTGCTTTAAAAATTAAAAAGTTTACAGTAAAGGATAATGTGCTTCAAATCGTTTTCTTGTTGATTTCTTTACTTTTAGTAATAGTGCTTCAATACATGGCAATTCCGTTAATTATCATTTTTTATGTGTTATTATCAGTTGTTAATAATGTGTTTTTGAAAAAGTAG